One part of the Salmo salar chromosome ssa10, Ssal_v3.1, whole genome shotgun sequence genome encodes these proteins:
- the LOC106560231 gene encoding ubiquitin carboxyl-terminal hydrolase 24 isoform X2 produces METEEEQHMTTLLCMGFPDPVAIRKALRLAKNDINEAVALLTNESPGLGYGYEPMESGPAPGPCGDGETTGRSGTGGFDPPPAYHDVVESERNNDENGNCSGSSMEFPTTNLYELESRVFTDHWSIPYKREESLGKCLVAATCLAKHGLADADENCKRFMDRCMHEAFKKLLTSSAVHKWGTEIHEGIYNMLMLLVELVAERVKQEPIPVGLMGVLAMAFNPDNEYHFKNRMKACQRNWSEVFGEEAMFAVSPSNNYQKEPHGWLVDLVNLFGEMGGFTAIQAKLNTEEIEIGCVSALVQPLAVCAEYLNSSLVQPMLDPVIHKMITYVQNLEEKDLKDKRLVSIPELLSAIKLLCMRFQTALVTVVDDLRLDTLLRMLKTPHFSTKMNSLKEVTKLIEESTVSKTVKNAIDTDRLLDWLVENSVLSIALEGNIDQAQYCDRIKGIIELLGSKLSLDELSKIWMIQAGQSSTVIENIHTIMAAAAVKFNFEQLSHLFVLIQKSWEVESDRVRQKLLSLIGRIGREARSEATTGKVLEVLWELAHLPTLPTSLVQQASEEHLAILTDAYAVKETVKRCYIIKCIEDIKKTQTEEEGKTSDTQTSFLTGSWGKKKAKENSLAKSSQQGSPQAVWVVPALRQLHEITRSFIKQTYQKQDKSIIQDLKKNFEIVKLITGSLVVCHRLAVSAAGNNGLTGHTLVDGRYTYQEYLDGHLRFLAFFLQEASLYLVWNRAKELWDCLVSGPEVCELDREMCFEWFTKGQHDLESDVQQQLFKEKILKLEPYEITMNGFNLFKTFFENVNLCDHRLKRQGTQLCVERLDLAGMDFIWRIAMETPDEEIANEAIQLIITYSYTNLNPKMKKDSVSLHKKFIADCYKRLEAASSALGGPTLTHAVTRATKMLTATTMPTVATSVQSPSRSTKLVIIERLLLLAERYVITIEDLYSVPRTILPHGASFNGHPVSLHVTYESTKDSFTLEAHSNETVGSIRWKIAEHLNCPVDNVQIFANDSVLTMNRDQKLLSQLGFSDEQSLTVKSSGTGTPSGGSSESSVSASSSSSAVFNSAYAMEQEKSLPGVVMALVCNVFEMLYQLANLDEPRIILRVRKLLLLIPTDPEVQDALDNFVPKESSVWSHQKTLFTLGQGSGSRSPSLGSKQQHQPSAASILESLFRSSAPGMSTFRVLYNLEVLSSKLMPTSDDEMAKTSVKSFCENFLKAGGLSLVVNVMQRDSIPSEVDYETRQGVYSICLQLARFLLVGQSMPSLLDDDVIREGDTLSSRPFRNAGRPGRQLSLCGTPEKSSYRQMSLSERSSIRVEEIIPAARVAIQTMEVGDFTSTVACFMRLTWAAAAGRLDLVGSPQPIRPEHSSLLPLVVRSRVSSTGSNCSSSSEGEAPPTALHAGICVKQQSVSIKDCIIAREALSLLVTCLQLRTQQLGSFYNLPCVSDFIIDILLGSASGEIRRVACDQLYTLSQSDTSAFPEIIKPNVFLLQVVLTSQLPLWSPTSVMRGVNQRLLSQCTEYFELRCQLLDDLTSSEMEVLSVSAVAMLEDEISWLDNFEPSWSSEMETSEADNILQAGHLRLIKTLLSLCGTEKEHLGPSLIQQLLDDFLFRASRIILNTSDPASSSPPSHDFHPKCSTASSRLAAYEVLVMLADSSVANLQLITRELLSMHHQSDPSLSKEFDFLPPVDSCSVSGFVGLKNGGATCYMNAVFQQLYMQPGLAEAFLSIEDDTEQPDESVFCQVQSLFGHLMESRLQYYVPENFWKIFKMWNKELYVREQQDAYEFFTSLVDQLDEHLKKIGREQIFKNTFQGIFSDQKICKDCPHRYEREETFMALNLGVTSCQSLEISLDQFVRGEVLEGTNAYYCEKCKEKRTTVKRTCIKSLPSVLCIHLMRFGFDWESGRSIKYDEQIRFPWVLNMEPYTVSGMARQDGGAEGGDGRGEAGGSPRKKVTISENYELVGVVVHSGQAHAGHYYSFIKDRRSARGRWYKFNDNVVEEFDMNDETLEYECFGGEYRPKVYDQSNPYPDVRRRYWNAYMLFYQRISDQNSPVLPKKSRVSAMRQEAEDLTLSAPSSPDVSPQSSPRPPRANNDRLSVLTRLVRKGEKKGLFVEKMPARIYQMVRDENLKFMKNRDVYNSDYFNFTLSLASVNATKLKHPAYQAMARESLQLAVHFLFHTYLHTKKKLRVDTEEWMATVEVLLSKSSEACHWMAQYLVGPEGREITKVCLLECGVREVRVVVAAILEKTLESALHFADSGLDSLTDALLSLLDKDVPENVKHCNQYFSLFSNFAQRGSGPCQLLLKHSAYRRMLIFLLGPNRQNNQNRRWSPAQAREFLHLHSTLALITLHSDLNTQHTHDQGVCKLNVSSVPASSTLLQLNADIMASLFTPEGQPYLLEVMFAVRELSGPLTVLIEMMTYCSFCNEPFSLGVLQLLKTQLETAPPHELKNVFQLLQELLVVEDPLQTQRLKYAFESEKGLLALMHQSNNVDSSRCYQCVKFLVTLAQKCVPAKDYFKDLSGHWSWAVQWLQKKMSEHYWTPQSNVSNETSTAKTFQRTISAQDTLAYATALLNEKEPSGSSNGSDGSPANENADRSLRQGSESPMMLGDSKSDLEDVDP; encoded by the exons AGGAATAATGATGAGAATGGGAACTGTTCTGGGAGCAGTATGGAGTTCCCCACCACTAACCTGTATGAACTGGAGAGCAGAGTGTTCACTGACCACTGGTCCAtcccctacaagagagaggagTCACTGGGCAAATGTCTGGTCGCAGCCACCTGCCTAGCCAAACACg GGCTGGCAGATGCAGATGAGAACTGTAAGCGGTTTATGGACCGGTGTATGCACGAGGCCTTTAAGAAG CTCCTTACCAGTAGTGCGGTCCATAAGTGGGGGACAGAGATCCATGAGGGGATCTATAACATGTTGATGTTACTGGTGGAGCTGGTGGCTGAGAGGGTCAAACAGGAACCCATACCTGTTGGGCTGATGGGAGTACTGGCTATG gccTTTAACCCAGACAATGAGTACCACTTTAAGAACCGTATGAAGGCGTGTCAGAGGAACTGGAGCGAGGTGTTTGGAGAGGAAGCCATGTTCGCTGTTTCGCCTAGCAACAACTACCAGAAG GAGCCTCATGGCTGGCTGGTAGACTTGGTCAATCTG tTTGGAGAGATGGGAGGGTTCACTGCTATCCAGGCTAAACTCAATACAGAGGAGATAGAGATCGGg tGTGTGTCTGCTCTGGTCCAGCCTCTAGCTGTGTGTGCAGAATACCTCAactccagccttgtgcag CCCATGTTGGATCCTGTTATCCATAAGATGATCACCTACGTTCAGAACCTTGAGGAGAAAGATCTCAAAGACAAG AGGCTGGTGAGCATCCCAGAGCTGCTGTCGGCCATCAAGCTGCTGTGTATGAGGTTCCAGACCGCCCTGGTCACTGTGGTGGACGACCTGCGCCTGGACACTCTGCTACGCATGTTGAAGACTCCTCACTTTTCCACCAAAATGAACTCCCTCaaagag gTGACTAAGCTGATTGAGGAGAGTACTGTGTCTAAGACGGTGAAGAATGCCATtgacacagacagactgctggACTGGCTGGTGGAAAACTCTGTCCTCTCAATAGCACTGGAGG GTAACATAGACCAGGCCCAGTATTGTGATCGAATAAAAGGTATCATTGAGTTGCTGGGCAGTAAACTGTCTCTGGACGAGCTCTCCAAGATCTGGATGATACAGGCAGGACAGTCGTCCACTGTGATTGAGAACATCCACACCATCATGGCTGCGGCTGCCGTCAAGTTCAACTTCGAGCAGCTCAGCCACCTGTTTGTCCTTATACAGAAG agctGGGAGGTAGAGAGTGACCGTGTGAGGCAGAAGCTGCTCAGTCTGATCGGGAGGATTGGTAGAGAGGCCCGCTCTGAGGCCACCACAGGGAAGGTGCTGGAGGTGCTGTGGGAGCTAGCCCACCTGCCAACCCTGCCCACCTCCCTGGTACAGCAGGCGTCTGAGGAACACCTGGCCATCCTCACTGACGCATACGCTGTGAAGGAGACTGTCAAACGCTGCTACATCATCAAATGTATAGAGGACATCAAGAAG ACTCAGACTGAGGAGGAGGGTAAAACCAGCGACACTCAGACCTCATTTCTTACTGGCTCCTGGGGCAAGAAGAAAGCCAAAGAGAACTCATTGGCCAAA tctTCTCAACAGGGCAGTCCCCAGGCGGTCTGGGTGGTTCCAGCTCTGCGGCAGCTCCATGAGATCACACGCTCCTTCATCAAACAGACCTACCAGAAACAGGACaag AGCATCATCCAGGACTTGAAGAAAAACTTTGAGATCGTCAAACTGATTACAGGATCTCTGGTGGTCTGTCATCGACTAGCGGTGTCTGCCGCTGGGAACAATGGACTGACCGGACACACACTAGTGGACGGACGATACACCTACCAGGAG taTCTAGATGGCCACCTGAGGTTCCTGGCCTTCTTCCTCCAGGAGGCGAGCCTCTACCTGGTCTGGAACAGAGCCAAAGAACTATGGGACTGCCTGGTCTCTGGACCCGAAGTCTGCGAGCTGGACAGAGAG atgtgttttGAGTGGTTCACTAAGGGCCAGCATGATCTGGAGAGTGATGTTCAGCAGCAGCTCTTCAAAGAGAAGATCCTCAAACTGGAGCCCTACGAGATTACTATgaatg GCTTTAATCTGTTTAAGACCTTCTTTGAGAACGTCAACCTGTGTGACCATCGCTTGAAACGCCAGGGGACTCAACTG tgtgtggaaCGGCTAGACCTGGCTGGGATGGACTTTATCTGGCGCATCGCCATGGAAACGCCTGACGAGGAGATCGCTAACGAGGCCATACAGCTGATCATCACATACAGCTACACCAACCTCAACCCCAAGAtgaagaag GATTCTGTGTCTTTACACAAGAAGTTCATTGCTGATTGTTACAAACGACTGGAG gcgGCCAGTTCAGCTCTAGGAGGGCCCACGTTGACTCATGCTGTTACCAGGGCAACCAAGATGCTGACCGCAACCACCATGCCGACTGTAGCCACGTCTGTCCAATCACCTTCCAGGTCCACCAAGCTGGTGATCATTGAGAGGCTGCTGCTATTGGCTGAGCGTTATGTCATCACTATCGAG GACCTGTATTCTGTGCCTCGTACCATTCTACCTCACGGAGCGTCGTTCAACGGCCACCCTGTCTCTCTACACGTCACCTATGAGTCCACCAAAGACAGCTTCACCCTGGAGGCCCACAGTAACGAGACTGTAGGCAGCATCCGCTGGAAGATCGCTGAGCATCTCAACTGTCCAGTCGACAACGTTCAGATCTTTGCCAACGACAGTGTG ttgaCAATGAACCGGGACCAGAAGCTGCTGTCCCAGCTGGGGTTCAGTGATGAGCAGTCTCTGACAGTGAAGAGCTCTGGTACAGGGACACCCTCTGGTGGCAGCTCAGAGTCCTCCGTCTCCGCTTCCTCCTCCAGCTCCGCTGTCTTCAACTCAGCCTATGCTATGGAACAG gagaagtccCTTCCAGGTGTTGTCATGGCGTTGGTGTGTAACGTGTTTGAGATGCTCTACCAGCTGGCCAACCTGGACGAACCACG gATAATTCTGCGTGTACGTAAGCTGCTGCTGCTGATCCCAACAGACCCAGAGGTTCAGGACGCTCTAGATAACTTTGTTCCCAAAGAGTCCAGTGTCTGGAGTCACCAG aagACATTGTTCACCCTGGGTCAGGGGTCAGGCTCTCGGTCTCCGTCTCTGGGTTCTAAGCAGCAGCACCAGCCCAGTGCTGCCTCCATCTTAGAATCACTCTTCAGATCCTCTGCTCCCGGGATGTCCACCTTCAGAGTCCTCTACAAcctagag GTGTTGAGTTCTAAGTTGATGCCGACCTCAGATGATGAGATGGCTAAGACCAGTGTCAAGTCATTCTGTGAGAACTTCCTGAAAGCAGGAGGACTCAGTTTGGTGGTGAACGTGATGCAGCGGGATTCTATTCCCTCTGAGGTGGACTACGAGACCAGACAGGGAGTCTACTCCATCTGTCTACAACTggccag GTTCTTATTGGTTGGCCAAAGTATGCCATCGTTGCTGGATGATGATGTCATCCGAGAGGGCGACACGCTATCTAGTCGGCCATTCCGTAACGCAGGGCGACCGGGGAGACAGCTGTCGCTGTGTGGAACGCCTGAGAAGAGCTCCTATAGACAGATGTCTCTGTCTGAACGCTCCTCCATCAGAGTAGAGGAGATCATCCCTGCTGCACGTGTAgctatacag aCGATGGAGGTGGGGGACTTCACCTCGACGGTGGCGTGTTTCATGCGTCTAACCTGGGCAGCAGCTGCCGGCCGATTGGACCTCGTCGGCAGTCCTCAGCCAATTAGACCGGAACACAGCTCACTCCTCCCCCTCGTGGTCCGCAGCCGTGTTAGCAGCACTG GAAGTAACTGCAGCTCCAGCAGTGAGGGTGAGGCGCCGCCCACAGCGTTGCATGCTGGGATATGTGTGAAGCAGCAGAGTGTTTCTATTAAAGACTGCATCATCGCTAGAGAGGCCCTGTCTCTACTGGTCACCTGCCTACAGCTACGAACACAGCAGCTAG GGTCATTCTACAACCTCCCCTGTGTCAGCGACTTCATCATCGACATCCTGCTGGGATCAGCCAGTGGAGAG ATCCGGCGCGTGGCGTGTGACCAGCTGTACACTCTGAGCCAATCGGACACGTCTGCGTTCCCTGAGATCATCAAGCCTAACGTGTTCCTGCTGCAAGTCGTCCTCACCTCCCAGCTGCCCCTCTGGAGCCCCACGTCTGTCATGAGAGGAGTCAACCAGAG GTTGCTGTCTCAGTGTACTGAGTACTTTGAACTGCGATGTCAACTATTGGATGATCTGACCA GTTCAGAAATGGAGGTGTTGTCAGTGAGTGCGGTGGCCATGTTGGAAGATGAGATCAGCTGGTTGGATAACTTTGAGCCCAGTTGGAGCTCTGAGATGGAGACCAGTGAGGCTGACAACATCCTGCAGGCTGGACACCTCCGCCTCATCAAAACACTACTGTCACTCTGTGGCACCGAGAAGGAACATctgg GTCCCTCTCTGATCCAGCAGCTGTTGGATGACTTCCTGTTCCGAGCGTCCCGCATCATCCTGAACACGTCTGACCCCGCCTCTAGCTCCCCCCCCAGTCACGACTTCCACCCCAAGTGCAGCACGGCCAGCAGCAGACTGGCAGCCTACGAGGTGCTGGTGATGCTGGCAGACAGCTCTGTGGCCAACCTACAGCTCATCACCAGAGAACTGCTGTCCATGCACCACCAGTCAGACCCCTCGCTCAGCAAGGAGTTTGAC TTCCTCCCGCCGGTGGACAGTTGTTCTGTGTCAGGGTTCGTAGGGTTAAAGAACGGTGGAGCCACCTGCTATATGAATGCTGTATTCCAGCAGCTGTACATGCAGCCTGGCCTGGCTGAGGCCTTTCTGTCTATAGAGGACGACACGGAGCAGCCAGACGAGAGTGTTTTCTGTCAGGTCCAGTCTCTGTTTGGACACCTGATGGAGAGTAGGCTGCAGTACTACGTCCCTGAGAACTTCTGGAAG ATCTTTAAGATGTGGAATAAGGAGCTGTATGTACGGGAGCAGCAGGATGCCTATGAGTTCTTCACTTCACTGGTGGACCAGTTGGATGAGCATCTCAAG AAAATCGGCCGTGAGCAGATCTTCAAAAATACTTTCCAGGGAATTTTCTCTGatcagaagatctgcaaagactGCCCTCACCG GTATGAGCGAGAGGAGACGTTTATGGCGCTGAACCTGGGTGTGACTTCCTGTCAGAGTCTGGAGATCTCATTGGACCAGTTTGTCAGGGGGGAGGTGCTAGAAGGAACCAACGCCTACTACTGCGAAAAGTGCaaggagaag CGTACCACAGTGAAGCGGACCTGCATAAAGTCCCTACCCAGTGTTCTCTGTATCCATCTGATGCGCTTCGGTTTCGACTGGGAGAGCGGACGCTCCATCAAATACGACGAGCAGATCAGGTTTCCCTGGGTGCTGAACATGGAGCCCTACACAGTGTCTGGCATGGCTCGTCAGGATGGGGGGGCGGAGGGGGGAGACGGCCGGGGCGAGGCAGGGGGCTCACCCAGGAAGAAGGTGACCATCTCAGAGAACTACGAACTGGTGGGAGTTGTAGTCCACAGTGGACAGGCACATGCTGGACACTACTACTCCTTCATCAAAGACAGACg CAGTGCTAGGGGAAGGTGGTATAAGTTTAATGACAACGTGGTCGAGGAGTTTGATATGAATGACGAGACTCTGGAGTACGAGTGCTTTGGAGGAGAGTACCGGCCTAAAGTCTACGACCAGT ctaaccCCTACCCTGACGTGCGGCGCCGGTATTGGAACGCCTACATGTTGTTCTACCAGAGGATCAGTGACCAGAACTCTCCTGTCCTTCCCAAGAAGAGCAGAGTCAGCGCCATGAGGCAAGAGGCAGAAGACCTCACACT TTCGGCACCCTCTAGCCCAGATGTCAGTCCCCAGTCGTCCCCTCGGCCCCCCAGGGCCAACAATGACCGTCTCTCTGTCCTGACCCGCCTCGTACggaagggagagaagaaaggactGTTTGTGGAAAAGATGCCTGCTAGGATCTACCAG atggtgagAGATGAGAACCTGAAGTTTATGAAGAACAGAGATGTGTACAACAGCGACTACTTCAACTTCACTCTGTCACTGGCCTCCGTCAACGCG ACGAAGTTGAAGCACCCAGCCTACCAGGCCATGGCCAGAGAGAGTCTCCAGTTGGCGGTCCACTTCCTGTTCCACACCTACCTCCACACCAAGAAGAAGCTGCGGGTGGACACCGAGGAGTGGATGGCTACGGTGGAGGTGCTGCTGTCTAAAAGCAGTGAAGCCTGTCACTGGATGGCTCAGTACCTGGTGGGACCTGAGGGACGAGAGATCACCAA GGTGTGTTTGTTGGAGTGTGGGGTGAGGGAGGTGAGGGTCGTAGTGGCAGCCATCTTGGAGAAAACCTTAGAGAGTGCGCTCCACTTCGCTGACTCTGGATTGGACAGCCTGACCGACGCGCTCCTCTCCCTATTGGACAAAGACGTTCCTGAGAACGTCAAACACTGCAACCAATACTTCAGCCTCTTCAGCAACTTTGCTCAGAGG GGCTCTGGGCCGTGCCAGTTGTTGTTGAAACACTCAGCGTATCGCAGGATGCTCATCTTCCTCCTCGGACCCAACAGACAGAACAACcag AATCGGAGGTGGAGTCCAGCCCAGGCCAGAGAGTTCCTGCACCTGCACTCCACTCTGGCCCTGATAACTCTCCACTCAGACCtcaacacacagcacacacatg ATCAAGGTGTGTGTAAGCTGAATGTGAGCAGTGTCCctgcctcctccaccctcctccagctCAACGCTGACATCATGGCCTCGCTCTTCACCCCCGAGGGACAGCCTTACCTGCTGGAG GTGATGTTTGCTGTGCGGGAGTTGTCCGGCCCTTTGACTGTGCTGATAGAGATGATGACGTACTGCTCCTTCTGTAACGAACCCTTCTCCCTGGGAGTACTACAGCTGCTCAAG actcagTTGGAGACCGCTCCGCCCCATGAGCTGAAGAACGTGTTCCAGCTGCTGCAGGAGCTGCTG gTGGTGGAGGATCCTCTTCAGACTCAGAGACTGAAGTACGCCTTCGAGTCAGAGAAAGGCCTGCTAG CATTGATGCACCAGAGTAACAATGTGGACAGCAGCCGCTGCTATCAGTGTGTCAAGTTCCTGGTTACCCTGGCACAGAA gtgTGTTCCTGCTAAGGACTATTTTAAAGATCTGTCTGGTCACTGGAGCTGGGCAGTGCAATGGCTGCAGAAAAAG ATGTCAGAACACTACTGGACTCCTCAGAGCAACGTGTCCAATGAGACATCCACAGCCAAAACATTCCAGCGCACCATCTCAGCCCAGGACACGCTGGCCTATGCCACTGCACTGCTCAACGAGAAGGAGCCGTCTGGCAGCAGCAACGGCTCTGACGGTAGTCCAGCCAACGAGAACGCCGACCGCAGCCTCCGACAG gGTTCCGAGTCTCCCATGATGCTTGGTGATTCAAAGAGTGATCTGGAGGATGTTGACCCTTAG